A window of Mesomycoplasma lagogenitalium contains these coding sequences:
- a CDS encoding AAA family ATPase: MKTVEGKIKKILFASDKSDFFIFLFEDLQKNIYKIKSVEKIILNNRYLIEIQESKNEKYPDTWELNKIQPIAPSEKSEVINYFSSSVFKGIGKKVAEDIYDKLGDNAVLFLKKKPNEIFNVGISKKKAQTIFDILTTQDLETEILDFFNVNKLSKSFYKKLKNNFLLSQMWNELKENPYSLLNFDDNIFLFEEVDEFALALGFSHDNLKRLKYLILNAFLKYFEDSGNTYINSNIKIIFNYVKRTFPITDEYFKEIVKMCINEKFLFYNPINKSLTLKNILKQELFIYEKLDDIFKKENSNFKFTLNIPNYLDDIQESAIKTALNQNLTIITGGPGTGKTELLKHIWNNLKNKYEKSKIAVLAPTGRAAFRITEKSFANAKTIHSFLEAEKEENVFVFKKESTKNINVLIIDEFSMINTSVFYSLLKGIKINELEKIILIGDNDQLPAIGYGNLLSDFINSGYFNVIKLENNYRQKDKMQIINDAQKANLGILPDFNSYESDFIEITEENFVSVFENEMDNYLKLYKIENITIIAPFYKGIAGIDNVNLIVQSKIFNNNQDFFIIKNQKFFINDKVIQNENDSELNVFNGEIGIIEDVAIYKEEIKFIIVKFANDKKIKYTKKQFEKYITLAYCISVHKFQGSESPVIIMLIFNNYKSFLTRKLIYTGMTRAQEFLKLIGEKEVLEFALKNIDIERNTNLRHLFKK; the protein is encoded by the coding sequence TTAAATCAGTTGAAAAAATTATTTTAAATAATAGATATTTAATTGAAATTCAAGAAAGTAAAAATGAAAAATACCCCGATACTTGAGAATTAAATAAAATTCAACCAATTGCTCCTTCTGAAAAATCAGAAGTAATAAATTATTTTTCTTCTTCAGTATTTAAAGGAATTGGTAAGAAAGTAGCAGAAGACATTTATGACAAATTAGGTGATAATGCTGTTTTATTTTTAAAGAAAAAACCGAACGAAATTTTCAATGTTGGCATTTCAAAGAAAAAAGCTCAAACTATTTTTGACATTTTAACTACTCAAGATTTAGAAACTGAAATTTTAGATTTTTTTAATGTTAATAAGTTATCTAAAAGTTTTTATAAAAAATTAAAAAATAATTTTCTTTTATCTCAAATGTGAAATGAATTAAAAGAAAATCCTTATTCATTATTGAATTTTGATGACAATATTTTTTTGTTTGAAGAAGTTGATGAATTCGCTTTAGCATTGGGGTTTTCACACGATAATTTAAAAAGACTAAAGTATTTAATTTTAAATGCTTTTTTAAAATACTTTGAAGATTCTGGAAACACTTATATAAATAGTAATATTAAAATTATTTTTAATTATGTTAAAAGAACCTTTCCTATAACTGATGAATATTTTAAAGAAATTGTTAAAATGTGTATTAATGAAAAATTTCTTTTTTATAATCCGATAAATAAATCTTTAACACTAAAAAATATTTTAAAACAAGAATTATTTATTTATGAAAAACTTGATGATATTTTCAAAAAAGAAAATTCTAATTTTAAATTTACATTGAATATCCCAAATTACTTGGATGATATTCAAGAAAGTGCTATTAAAACTGCCTTAAATCAAAATTTAACTATTATTACAGGCGGTCCAGGAACTGGTAAAACGGAATTATTAAAGCATATTTGAAATAATCTTAAAAATAAATATGAAAAAAGTAAAATCGCAGTTTTAGCCCCGACTGGTCGAGCTGCATTTAGAATAACAGAAAAATCTTTTGCTAATGCTAAAACCATTCACTCTTTTTTAGAAGCTGAAAAAGAGGAAAATGTTTTTGTTTTCAAAAAAGAAAGCACAAAAAACATTAATGTTTTAATTATAGATGAATTTTCTATGATTAATACCAGTGTTTTTTATTCACTATTAAAGGGAATAAAAATTAATGAATTAGAAAAAATTATTTTAATTGGCGATAATGATCAACTTCCTGCAATAGGCTATGGTAATTTACTATCGGATTTTATCAATAGTGGCTATTTTAATGTTATAAAACTAGAAAATAACTATCGCCAAAAAGATAAAATGCAAATTATTAACGATGCTCAAAAAGCAAATTTAGGTATTTTGCCAGATTTTAATAGTTATGAATCTGATTTTATAGAAATTACTGAAGAAAATTTTGTATCAGTATTTGAAAACGAGATGGACAATTATTTAAAACTTTATAAAATTGAAAATATCACCATTATTGCTCCTTTTTATAAAGGAATAGCAGGAATTGATAATGTTAATTTAATAGTTCAATCTAAAATTTTTAACAACAATCAAGATTTTTTTATAATAAAAAATCAAAAATTCTTCATAAATGATAAAGTTATTCAAAACGAAAATGATTCTGAATTAAATGTTTTTAATGGAGAAATTGGAATAATTGAGGATGTAGCCATATATAAAGAAGAAATTAAATTCATTATTGTTAAATTTGCTAATGATAAAAAAATTAAATATACAAAGAAACAGTTTGAAAAATATATCACTTTAGCTTATTGTATTTCTGTTCATAAATTTCAAGGATCAGAATCTCCTGTAATTATTATGTTGATTTTCAATAACTACAAAAGTTTTTTAACAAGAAAATTAATTTACACAGGTATGACTAGAGCACAAGAGTTTTTAAAATTGATCGGAGAAAAAGAGGTGCTAGAATTTGCTCTAAAAAATATTGACATTGAAAGAAATACTAATTTAAGACATTTATTTAAAAAATAA
- the pth gene encoding aminoacyl-tRNA hydrolase, producing MKLIVGLGNPGDEYKNTKHNVGFWVIDKIAQELKLNLDKQKFNGIFAKADDYILAKPLTYMNNSGLFVQKIAHFFKISNDDILIIYDDMDFSIGQAAIKNNGSAAGHNGMKDIIEQLGTEQIKRLKIGISRPLNKENKNYVLTPFNNEEQKIIEKVVETAADAAIQFLSNDIRIIVERFNAKNKKRKDSFSS from the coding sequence ATGAAATTAATTGTTGGATTAGGAAATCCTGGAGATGAATATAAAAATACAAAGCATAATGTGGGTTTTTGGGTAATAGACAAAATTGCCCAAGAATTAAAATTAAATTTGGATAAGCAAAAATTTAATGGTATTTTTGCAAAAGCTGATGATTATATTTTAGCTAAACCATTAACATATATGAATAATTCAGGGTTGTTTGTGCAAAAAATAGCACATTTTTTTAAAATAAGTAATGATGATATTTTAATCATTTATGATGATATGGACTTTTCTATCGGTCAAGCAGCAATTAAAAATAACGGTTCAGCTGCTGGGCACAACGGAATGAAAGATATTATTGAGCAGTTAGGGACAGAACAAATTAAAAGATTAAAAATTGGAATTTCAAGACCTTTAAATAAGGAAAATAAAAATTATGTTTTAACTCCCTTTAATAATGAAGAACAAAAAATAATAGAAAAAGTTGTTGAAACAGCTGCTGATGCAGCTATTCAATTTTTATCAAATGATATTAGAATAATTGTTGAAAGATTTAATGCTAAAAATAAAAAAAGAAAAGATTCTTTTAGCAGTTAG
- the tilS gene encoding tRNA lysidine(34) synthetase TilS yields MLKIKKEKILLAVSGGPDSMFMLNKFKKYNVVVAHINYNKRIDSNKDQIIVEQYCKKYQIPFFTLNVNKQNYPLTGNFQDIARKIRYDFFKQIYQQENCSVLFIAHNKDDFIESAIMQKKQNKIVNYWGIKTNNKIFSMNIKRPLINKLWKKQIENKLKKKQIEYAIDSSNNQNIYQRNKIRLELKNKYLFKFFLFYKYKMFNFFLHLKNLKKNWVYKRWKNKNYDASFLLKKQNNFHYLIYKMINENYYNINLTKGKIESIFNFIISKNRTSSYKIKDNIFLLKIKNKLVFKSAENSFNNKKQNNAI; encoded by the coding sequence ATGCTAAAAATAAAAAAAGAAAAGATTCTTTTAGCAGTTAGCGGTGGGCCCGATTCAATGTTTATGCTTAACAAATTTAAAAAGTATAACGTTGTAGTTGCTCATATAAATTATAATAAAAGAATTGACAGCAATAAAGATCAAATAATAGTTGAACAATATTGTAAAAAATATCAGATTCCTTTTTTTACTTTAAATGTTAATAAACAAAATTATCCACTAACTGGAAATTTTCAAGATATTGCCCGAAAAATAAGATACGATTTTTTTAAACAAATTTATCAACAAGAAAATTGCTCAGTTTTGTTTATCGCTCACAATAAAGATGATTTTATTGAAAGTGCTATTATGCAAAAAAAACAAAATAAAATCGTAAATTATTGAGGAATTAAAACTAACAATAAAATATTTTCAATGAATATTAAAAGACCATTAATTAACAAATTATGAAAAAAACAAATTGAAAATAAATTGAAAAAAAAACAAATAGAATATGCAATCGATTCTTCTAATAATCAAAACATTTATCAAAGAAACAAAATAAGATTGGAACTAAAAAATAAATATTTATTTAAGTTTTTTTTATTTTATAAATACAAAATGTTTAATTTTTTTCTTCATTTAAAAAATTTAAAAAAAAATTGAGTTTATAAAAGGTGGAAAAATAAAAATTATGATGCCTCTTTTTTATTAAAAAAACAGAATAATTTTCATTATTTAATTTATAAAATGATCAATGAAAATTATTATAATATTAACTTAACTAAAGGTAAAATTGAGTCCATTTTTAATTTTATTATTTCAAAAAATAGAACTAGTAGTTATAAAATAAAGGATAATATTTTTTTATTAAAAATAAAAAATAAATTAGTTTTTAAATCAGCTGAAAATTCTTTTAATAATAAAAAACAAAACAACGCAATTTAA